In the Nitrospirales bacterium LBB_01 genome, one interval contains:
- a CDS encoding HAMP domain-containing protein: MMMLLTIIVTASLVFFNLQLEKNLLMQVERQTGELTKAIQIGVEEITGRSDKARLSKYLNDLNKKGIKEISIISTDSKEILASTNQQKVGAPVSHRKKELVIKAELGEHVSDDEKNYNVIVPIVADGQQYGYIHLIINKDDLSSIIKQNTMKRIFMTMLVFSIATLITLVFSRRYTLPIKQIVDASRRISAGDLNQHIPVHSNDEIGQLADSFNYMAEKLRESRNLEDKLHDAQHLAGLVQLTRDMAHEIRNPLNFINLSIDYINDKFVPPVKDDAKQFANLVVSIKHEIQRLNKFVNGYLDFSRPITFTLEPLRINSVLEDVISLIWAKAEAEGISIIRDYDDDIELRVDRDFLKTCILNIITNAFQAMSNTGKAGTLRISTLHAEEFMLSICDNGSGISEGNINKVFEPFFSTKQNHPGLGLPMTQRVMEEHGGRVEIESKEGEGTEVRLILPCPCKKLCPES; encoded by the coding sequence ATGATGATGCTTCTTACGATTATAGTAACGGCCTCTCTTGTTTTTTTTAACCTTCAGCTTGAAAAAAACCTTCTTATGCAAGTGGAACGTCAAACTGGAGAGCTTACTAAGGCTATCCAGATAGGGGTCGAGGAAATCACAGGGAGGTCTGACAAAGCAAGGCTTTCCAAGTATTTGAATGACCTAAATAAAAAAGGGATTAAAGAAATCTCTATCATCAGTACTGACTCAAAGGAAATACTGGCCAGCACAAACCAGCAAAAGGTTGGAGCACCGGTTTCGCACAGGAAAAAGGAACTCGTAATAAAGGCTGAGCTCGGGGAACATGTCTCTGATGACGAAAAAAACTACAACGTCATAGTTCCCATTGTGGCCGATGGCCAGCAGTACGGCTACATACATCTTATAATTAACAAAGACGACCTTTCCTCTATAATCAAACAAAACACCATGAAGAGGATATTTATGACAATGCTTGTCTTTAGCATAGCAACTTTGATAACCCTGGTGTTTTCAAGACGTTACACCCTCCCAATTAAACAAATAGTGGATGCCTCACGGCGTATCTCAGCAGGCGACCTTAACCAGCACATCCCTGTTCACAGTAACGACGAGATAGGGCAGCTTGCGGATAGTTTCAACTACATGGCGGAAAAACTGCGGGAAAGCAGAAACCTTGAGGATAAACTCCACGACGCTCAGCACCTTGCAGGACTCGTTCAATTGACCCGTGATATGGCTCATGAGATAAGAAACCCTCTTAATTTTATAAATCTGAGCATAGATTATATAAATGATAAATTTGTTCCACCGGTAAAAGATGACGCCAAACAGTTTGCAAACCTTGTTGTCAGTATAAAACATGAAATTCAGAGACTCAATAAATTTGTAAACGGATATCTGGACTTTAGCCGTCCTATAACATTTACACTGGAGCCGCTAAGAATAAACAGCGTGCTTGAAGACGTAATATCACTTATATGGGCAAAGGCAGAGGCGGAGGGTATCTCAATAATAAGGGACTATGACGATGATATAGAACTAAGGGTTGACCGTGATTTCCTTAAGACCTGTATTTTAAATATAATAACGAACGCCTTTCAGGCGATGTCAAACACGGGTAAGGCTGGAACTCTGAGGATATCGACACTGCATGCGGAGGAGTTTATGCTTTCAATATGCGACAACGGCTCCGGCATCTCAGAGGGGAACATTAATAAGGTATTTGAACCATTTTTTTCCACCAAGCAAAATCATCCTGGCCTCGGCCTTCCTATGACACAAAGGGTAATGGAGGAGCACGGCGGCCGGGTTGAAATAGAAAGTAAGGAGGGAGAGGGCACTGAGGTGAGATTAATACTCCCATGCCCTTGTAAAAAACTGTGTCCAGAATCATAA
- a CDS encoding sigma-54-dependent Fis family transcriptional regulator — protein sequence MSRIIIIDDEPLQRDILRTILVDEGYEAFTADSAETGLKLIIELTPDVVITDLKMSGMTGVQLLDHLPYEPLRPAVIVITAFGTISSAVEAMKKGAFDYLTKPLDKDVILLIVAKAVERMNLLRENIRLHRELYDKFKIDGIIGQSKKLKDVMEIVKKVTPTSATVLINGESGTGKELIARAIHYNSLRKTCPFTAINCAAIPDNLIESELFGYEAGAFTGALHRKIGLLESTDSGTLFLDEIGDMPLLTQTKLLRVLQDKEIRRLGGKDNIKVNVRIIAATNKDLEKEISQGKFRDDLYYRLKVVTISLPSLSERKDDIPLLVEFFIEKHNEEFGKRVTGLNDSALKHLMDYHWPGNIRQLSSVIERAVLMTDGSVITLDDIKGELKTPEANGVLNIEIPDEGINFEELERELLKKAMTKANNVAARAARFLGMSYKTFWYRLEKFGLNSGSGTRPPKD from the coding sequence GTGTCCAGAATCATAATAATAGACGATGAACCACTTCAACGGGATATTCTAAGAACTATTTTAGTGGATGAGGGTTATGAAGCCTTTACGGCGGACTCTGCCGAGACCGGGTTAAAACTCATAATCGAACTTACTCCTGATGTAGTGATAACCGATTTAAAAATGAGCGGAATGACAGGAGTCCAGTTACTTGACCATCTTCCCTACGAGCCTCTTAGACCTGCTGTTATTGTTATAACAGCATTTGGCACTATTTCAAGCGCTGTAGAGGCTATGAAAAAAGGTGCATTTGACTATCTTACAAAACCCCTCGATAAGGACGTAATCCTGTTGATTGTGGCAAAGGCAGTTGAGAGAATGAATCTCTTGAGGGAAAATATCCGCCTCCACAGAGAGCTATATGATAAGTTCAAAATAGACGGAATAATCGGACAGTCAAAGAAGTTAAAAGATGTAATGGAGATAGTTAAAAAAGTTACACCTACCTCGGCAACAGTCCTTATTAACGGTGAGAGTGGCACAGGCAAGGAACTTATAGCCAGAGCAATTCACTATAACAGTTTAAGAAAAACTTGCCCATTTACAGCTATTAACTGTGCAGCCATTCCTGACAACCTTATAGAGAGCGAGTTGTTTGGTTATGAGGCTGGAGCTTTCACTGGCGCTCTACATAGAAAAATAGGACTACTTGAATCCACCGATTCGGGGACACTGTTTCTTGATGAGATAGGCGATATGCCGCTTCTTACTCAAACAAAACTCCTCCGAGTGCTTCAAGACAAAGAGATTAGACGTCTTGGCGGCAAAGACAACATAAAAGTAAATGTGCGAATCATAGCTGCCACCAATAAGGATCTGGAAAAGGAAATTTCTCAGGGCAAGTTCCGTGACGACCTTTACTATCGTCTTAAAGTAGTGACAATTTCACTGCCATCACTGTCTGAACGAAAAGATGATATTCCCCTCTTAGTTGAATTCTTTATAGAAAAACATAACGAGGAGTTTGGGAAACGGGTGACAGGTTTAAATGATAGTGCGCTTAAGCATCTAATGGATTACCACTGGCCTGGCAACATCAGACAACTTAGCTCTGTCATTGAGCGGGCTGTGCTTATGACAGATGGCAGCGTCATAACTCTTGACGATATAAAGGGAGAACTTAAAACACCTGAGGCTAATGGGGTACTTAATATAGAAATTCCCGACGAGGGAATAAATTTTGAGGAACTGGAAAGAGAGCTTCTGAAAAAAGCCATGACAAAAGCAAATAATGTAGCAGCCCGAGCTGCCCGGTTCCTTGGTATGAGTTATAAGACATTTTGGTATAGACTTGAAAAGTTTGGATTAAACTCCGGCTCAGGAACAAGACCGCCTAAAGATTAA
- a CDS encoding alginate export family protein, whose protein sequence is MKKLLIMAMIAILTLGFSVVVFADEDAKSDTAVVAKGDTKITIGGEIRFRGTYTHDVLDSVEDASPYYLTLTNNTGAISKAQVGTVGASDDHRSWYDTRVRLSVDAKVSDTVEGFIELESGTSNSSDTVMWGSSSGATGLYTAGNAKSNTLYIRQAWIQYAKNGYGVKVGHQPLILGNGLFFDHTKFGDDAIVAFVQPVKDLTIAALTAKFKEGSGATTGISQNNADDGDAYVLLASYKTPHFNLSGDITFVNDQSFYSTAGQNAHLWNFGLRADGTIGQLTLRGDLELQTGSLRILDSSRAEGYLDAHAQGWAFLAGVDYKLIAPVKLTLEFAYGSGDGTDYNANRTTSNSTTLKSFITTQGLDQHYTFVYDYMSYSACSKLANGDVSGTFSQNNGLCNTMYLKGGVTADLTKSLYGELNVYWLRAARAVSIYGNTGDTATYSSSTYTSTINYHTPSTELGWEIDAKLQYKLAKNLKYWVEGGYFFTGAAYDQIKNITYNTTSRTWTLDYQRADAYAIRHGIQLNF, encoded by the coding sequence TTGAAGAAACTCTTAATAATGGCAATGATTGCAATCCTTACGTTAGGATTCAGCGTCGTCGTATTTGCAGATGAAGATGCTAAGTCCGATACGGCAGTGGTTGCAAAGGGTGATACCAAGATAACAATTGGTGGAGAAATTAGATTTAGAGGGACTTACACGCATGACGTATTGGATTCAGTAGAAGATGCGTCACCTTATTATCTTACATTAACTAACAATACCGGCGCTATATCAAAAGCGCAGGTGGGTACTGTCGGCGCAAGCGACGACCACAGGTCATGGTACGATACAAGAGTAAGGTTAAGCGTTGATGCCAAGGTTTCTGATACTGTAGAGGGGTTCATAGAGCTTGAATCCGGTACCAGCAACTCATCTGATACTGTAATGTGGGGCTCAAGTTCCGGCGCTACTGGTTTATACACTGCTGGTAATGCAAAATCAAACACACTTTACATTCGTCAGGCTTGGATTCAGTATGCTAAGAACGGCTATGGTGTGAAAGTTGGACATCAGCCTCTAATTCTTGGTAATGGTTTATTCTTTGACCATACAAAATTTGGTGATGATGCTATTGTTGCCTTTGTGCAGCCTGTAAAAGACTTGACGATAGCCGCTTTAACTGCTAAGTTTAAAGAGGGTTCTGGTGCTACCACAGGCATTAGCCAAAACAATGCTGACGACGGTGATGCTTACGTGTTATTGGCGTCATACAAGACTCCCCACTTCAACTTAAGTGGAGACATAACTTTTGTTAACGACCAGTCGTTTTACAGCACAGCTGGACAGAATGCACACTTGTGGAATTTTGGTTTGCGCGCTGACGGAACAATCGGACAGTTAACACTCAGAGGCGACCTCGAACTTCAGACAGGTTCACTCCGCATTCTTGATTCCTCCAGAGCTGAAGGCTATTTAGACGCACACGCACAGGGTTGGGCGTTTTTGGCAGGTGTTGACTATAAGTTAATAGCTCCTGTTAAATTAACCCTTGAGTTTGCTTATGGCAGCGGTGACGGCACAGATTACAACGCCAATAGAACCACAAGTAACTCAACAACTCTGAAAAGCTTTATAACTACACAAGGCTTAGACCAGCACTACACCTTTGTTTATGATTATATGAGTTATAGTGCTTGTTCAAAACTCGCCAATGGTGATGTATCAGGAACTTTCTCACAGAATAATGGTCTTTGTAACACTATGTACCTTAAGGGCGGAGTTACTGCAGATCTGACAAAGTCACTTTATGGAGAATTAAATGTGTATTGGCTCCGTGCAGCTAGGGCAGTATCTATCTATGGCAACACTGGAGACACTGCAACATACTCCTCAAGCACCTACACAAGCACCATTAACTACCATACCCCTTCAACTGAACTTGGTTGGGAAATAGATGCCAAACTCCAATATAAGCTTGCAAAGAACCTCAAGTATTGGGTAGAGGGTGGATATTTCTTCACAGGAGCAGCTTACGACCAGATTAAGAACATAACCTATAATACCACGAGTAGAACTTGGACTCTCGATTACCAGAGAGCAGATGCGTATGCAATCAGACACGGCATACAGTTGAACTTCTAA
- a CDS encoding AURKAIP1/COX24 domain-containing protein — MGNVKKWRKKKMSKHKHKKLRRKMKFQRRRK; from the coding sequence GTGGGTAATGTAAAGAAATGGCGGAAAAAGAAAATGTCAAAACATAAGCACAAGAAACTTCGTAGAAAGATGAAGTTCCAACGCAGAAGAAAATAG
- a CDS encoding CoA protein activase, with protein sequence MDHIGLDVGSVSVKAVVLDENGNLKAHVYERHRGHPLPLTHKILKAYEGMSLTMSITGSAGKMIAEALGINHINELTAQSYTALRLHPEVKTIIEMGGEDSKLILLGENSIKDFSMNSVCAAGTGSFLDQQAERMRLSIEQFSDLAVKCENPPRIAGRCSVFAKSDMIHLQQIATPVEDIVSGLCFAVARNFKGSIVKGRQIFPEIAFTGGVALNKGMVRAFKEVFELQNLIVPEHCALTGAIGAALKDIDSGTIQNYDLSKLEHYIKTVKYSDKGKKPLIAAGDNFKERHFTGVNGDSASVNLFNEPHGASCFSEENKRIKAYMGVDIGSISTNVAVIDASGNLLARQYLMTASRPIEAVMQGLKEVGKSVGGFVEIVGVGTTGSGRYMIADFIGADIVKNEITAQATAAISIDNRVDTIFEIGGQDSKYIAIEDGVIVDFEMNKACAAGTGSFLEEQAEKLSVSIKEEFASECFCSSKPCSLGERCTVFMENSLMANIHKGAERKDLLAGLSYSIVENYINRVVAGKKIGSNIFFQGGTAYNKAVVAAFEKFTGQQITVPPNHDVTGAIGMAMIARDKMSKTSEATAFKGFSIVDSTYSVKSFECKSCSNLCEINKVTIDGEKGNLFYGGRCEKYDIKRKQHNTIEDLFIFRENLLWDGLENSYKDAEAKAPLKNAIGIPYIFLMHDYLPFWKVILTELGFNIIVSPKTNRQVVNLGAEVVLSESCFPVKTAHGHIKWLLDKGIKNIFLPSYVNTGGSTDEFSKGSPCPYTQTMPYMALATFNNLNVISPIINFSRSDSFLEKEISKAFGVSVAKVKKILPKAKAEQAEFFASIRKKGKEALSQINENSIVIVGRPYNSFDSGVNLQIPQKLATLDVKSIPMDMLPLSETEIKADWPDMYWRSGQRILKAARFIKNHPHLYPVFIGNFNCGPDSFILKYFKEELGDKPFLHLEIDEHSADAGAITRCEAFLDSIANRKDKPKAVETVPQAVKQRKFEKIYIPRMSDHAYALAAAFEYSGIASEVLPESDEESIELGRRYVSGKECYPCVVTTGDMLRSVFSEGFDADKSAFFMPSGTGPCRFGQYTVFQRLLLDQVGLKDVQIFSPVQDTSFYSDLGIAGQDFVMRSWHGIVAIELLTKSLHETRPYETVKGQTAELYNRYLMETYDALKGKNLKLDSILKRARLDFQAIPRKKEKRPLIGVIGEIFVRSNKFSNENLVEKIEALGGEAWLAPVEEWIYYVNYFGFKHALVQKDYKALMDIAIKRVYKKAIEYKYARHFRGFLKTLHEPDTGAIVKKAAPYVHESFEGETILSMGKAVDLIQHGVAGIVNTMPFGCMPGTIVTALMRAINRDYGIASISIPYDGTESTTTELQLETFMEQAMGRNGNGNNKLVSQTVRR encoded by the coding sequence ATGGATCATATAGGGCTTGATGTCGGCTCTGTAAGCGTAAAGGCTGTCGTACTTGATGAAAACGGTAACCTAAAAGCTCACGTGTATGAAAGGCACAGAGGACACCCTCTCCCTTTAACCCATAAAATCCTTAAGGCATACGAGGGGATGTCTTTGACAATGTCCATAACCGGCTCGGCAGGGAAAATGATAGCCGAGGCGTTGGGCATTAACCACATAAACGAGCTTACAGCCCAGTCTTATACGGCGCTAAGGCTGCACCCTGAGGTTAAAACCATAATAGAGATGGGTGGCGAGGACTCTAAACTCATTTTGCTCGGTGAAAACTCCATCAAGGATTTTTCAATGAACTCGGTATGTGCCGCAGGAACTGGATCCTTTTTAGACCAACAGGCTGAGCGAATGCGCCTTAGCATTGAGCAATTTAGCGACTTGGCAGTAAAGTGTGAAAACCCTCCGCGTATTGCAGGGAGATGCAGTGTGTTTGCCAAATCCGATATGATACACCTCCAGCAAATCGCCACTCCGGTAGAAGATATTGTCTCAGGGCTTTGTTTCGCTGTTGCCAGAAATTTTAAAGGCTCCATTGTTAAGGGCAGACAGATATTTCCTGAAATCGCCTTTACCGGCGGCGTTGCTCTCAATAAGGGCATGGTCAGAGCATTTAAAGAGGTTTTTGAGCTGCAAAATCTGATAGTGCCAGAGCACTGCGCTCTAACAGGCGCCATAGGCGCTGCTCTTAAAGACATTGACAGCGGTACCATTCAAAACTATGATTTAAGCAAACTTGAACACTATATAAAAACCGTCAAATACTCCGATAAGGGTAAAAAACCTCTTATTGCCGCAGGAGATAATTTTAAAGAAAGACATTTTACTGGCGTAAACGGAGATTCAGCATCGGTAAACTTATTCAATGAGCCTCACGGCGCCTCTTGTTTTTCAGAGGAAAATAAGCGTATTAAAGCCTACATGGGGGTTGACATTGGCTCAATCAGCACAAATGTCGCTGTTATAGACGCAAGCGGCAATCTCCTTGCAAGACAGTACCTGATGACTGCAAGCCGCCCCATAGAGGCCGTAATGCAGGGACTTAAAGAGGTTGGAAAGTCTGTAGGTGGATTTGTTGAAATCGTAGGAGTTGGAACAACAGGCTCAGGCAGATATATGATTGCGGATTTTATCGGCGCAGACATTGTAAAAAACGAAATTACCGCTCAGGCTACAGCCGCCATTTCCATTGATAACCGAGTGGATACAATCTTTGAAATCGGCGGTCAGGACTCTAAATACATCGCTATTGAAGACGGCGTTATCGTGGATTTTGAAATGAACAAAGCGTGTGCAGCAGGCACCGGTTCATTTTTAGAAGAACAGGCGGAAAAATTGAGCGTATCTATAAAAGAAGAGTTTGCAAGCGAGTGCTTTTGTTCTTCAAAACCATGCAGTTTGGGTGAGAGATGCACAGTTTTTATGGAAAACTCCCTTATGGCAAATATTCACAAAGGAGCCGAGAGAAAAGACCTACTAGCAGGCCTTTCATACTCAATCGTGGAAAACTACATAAACCGCGTGGTTGCCGGTAAAAAAATTGGCAGTAATATTTTCTTTCAGGGCGGCACTGCATACAATAAAGCAGTTGTGGCGGCGTTTGAAAAATTTACGGGGCAGCAAATAACGGTGCCGCCTAATCATGACGTGACAGGCGCTATCGGCATGGCGATGATTGCGCGTGACAAGATGTCTAAAACCTCAGAGGCTACGGCATTTAAAGGATTTTCCATTGTGGATAGCACCTATTCAGTAAAATCCTTTGAATGTAAAAGCTGTTCAAATCTCTGTGAGATAAATAAGGTCACAATTGACGGAGAAAAAGGGAATCTCTTTTATGGCGGAAGATGTGAAAAGTATGACATCAAACGCAAACAGCATAACACCATAGAAGACCTGTTCATCTTCAGAGAAAATCTTTTGTGGGACGGCCTTGAAAACAGCTATAAAGATGCAGAGGCTAAAGCACCGCTTAAAAACGCAATCGGAATACCTTATATATTTTTGATGCACGATTATCTTCCATTTTGGAAAGTTATATTGACCGAGCTTGGGTTTAACATTATCGTTTCTCCTAAGACAAACCGTCAGGTTGTGAATCTGGGCGCTGAGGTGGTTCTGTCCGAGTCTTGTTTCCCGGTAAAAACAGCTCACGGTCATATCAAGTGGCTGTTGGATAAGGGAATAAAAAACATTTTTCTCCCATCATATGTAAACACGGGCGGCAGCACCGACGAGTTTTCCAAAGGCTCTCCATGCCCATACACTCAGACTATGCCCTATATGGCACTTGCCACCTTTAACAATTTAAACGTCATAAGCCCAATAATTAATTTCTCACGAAGCGATAGTTTCCTTGAAAAAGAGATTTCAAAAGCCTTTGGAGTATCAGTGGCGAAAGTCAAAAAAATATTGCCAAAAGCTAAGGCCGAACAGGCGGAGTTCTTCGCAAGTATTCGCAAAAAAGGTAAAGAGGCGCTCTCTCAGATTAATGAAAACTCCATAGTAATCGTAGGGAGACCGTATAACTCGTTTGATAGCGGCGTAAACCTTCAGATACCGCAAAAACTGGCAACGCTGGATGTAAAATCAATTCCTATGGATATGCTGCCGCTGTCTGAAACAGAAATTAAAGCCGATTGGCCTGATATGTACTGGAGAAGCGGACAGAGGATTTTAAAGGCGGCACGATTTATAAAAAACCATCCGCACCTATATCCGGTTTTTATTGGAAACTTTAATTGCGGCCCGGATTCTTTCATTTTGAAATACTTTAAGGAGGAACTTGGAGACAAGCCGTTTCTTCACCTTGAAATAGACGAACACAGCGCTGATGCCGGAGCTATTACAAGATGCGAGGCTTTCCTTGACAGCATTGCTAACAGAAAAGATAAGCCAAAGGCAGTTGAAACAGTGCCTCAAGCAGTAAAGCAGAGAAAATTTGAGAAAATCTACATTCCCCGCATGTCAGACCATGCGTATGCGCTTGCTGCTGCGTTTGAGTACTCAGGGATAGCCTCTGAGGTGCTTCCGGAAAGCGATGAGGAATCCATTGAGCTTGGCAGACGATATGTCTCCGGCAAGGAGTGTTACCCGTGTGTGGTGACAACCGGAGATATGCTTAGATCGGTGTTTTCTGAGGGGTTTGACGCCGATAAGTCCGCTTTTTTTATGCCCTCAGGGACAGGCCCGTGCAGATTTGGTCAATACACGGTGTTTCAGCGGCTTTTGCTGGATCAGGTGGGGCTTAAGGACGTTCAGATATTTTCACCGGTGCAGGATACGAGTTTTTATTCGGATTTAGGGATAGCGGGGCAGGACTTTGTTATGCGCTCATGGCACGGGATAGTGGCTATTGAGCTTTTAACAAAATCGCTGCACGAAACACGTCCCTATGAAACTGTCAAAGGTCAAACCGCAGAGCTTTACAACCGGTATTTAATGGAAACTTATGATGCGCTGAAAGGCAAAAACCTTAAGCTTGATTCAATACTAAAACGCGCAAGACTTGATTTTCAGGCAATTCCCAGAAAGAAAGAAAAGAGACCGCTTATAGGCGTAATCGGCGAGATATTTGTGCGCTCCAATAAGTTTTCAAATGAAAACCTGGTAGAGAAAATAGAGGCACTGGGCGGTGAGGCATGGCTTGCTCCAGTTGAAGAGTGGATCTACTACGTGAATTATTTTGGATTTAAACATGCGCTTGTACAAAAAGATTACAAAGCGCTTATGGATATAGCAATTAAGCGGGTTTACAAAAAAGCGATAGAGTATAAGTATGCGCGGCACTTCAGAGGGTTTTTGAAAACTCTGCATGAACCCGATACAGGGGCTATTGTGAAAAAAGCAGCTCCGTACGTACATGAATCCTTTGAAGGAGAGACAATACTCAGCATGGGCAAAGCAGTGGATTTGATACAGCACGGGGTAGCAGGGATTGTAAACACGATGCCTTTTGGCTGTATGCCTGGAACCATTGTGACAGCTCTTATGCGGGCAATAAATCGTGACTATGGTATTGCAAGCATTAGTATCCCCTATGACGGCACGGAATCTACAACAACGGAGCTTCAGCTTGAGACCTTTATGGAACAGGCTATGGGACGAAACGGTAACGGCAATAATAAATTAGTTTCTCAAACTGTAAGGAGGTGA
- a CDS encoding PAS domain S-box protein, which translates to MANGRIFVVDDEVIISQDITVTLRKLGYDVVGSASTGQDAIDRVSELKPDLILMDIKLIGDIDGIEAANEIRSHNDIPVIFVSSYSDDQLLKRAKVAGPFGYILKPFDDRSLYAAIEMTLFKHGMEKKLRENAERYEMASRAGGIGIWDWDIESGDVFIDNNLKKMAGYSDNEIENSMNALYSLISVDDTDYFKNELQKSISKCLSNFEITHKLKHKDGSSLSMLARGKVYCGKGGKPTRVMCSDMDISRLTAIEKTLKKTVIKEIKQKEFFKAMFEKNIAGIIITEINGKITNSNKTFQKMLGYKAGDISGRFVYDLTHPEDIETAKNYFNEILVGYRNHFTMEARYLRKMGGYCWGKITVSLIYGVESSPANLLYIVEDIQRKKELEEQFQKKNREMNLILNSISACIWVLDNTGLIVNANKSAIENSGSTLDDLRGTPFSDVFTEVERAEIFDLIESGKPQTNLTLGRVMPSGETKHFRIDAIPYTDSSNGISGVVVYAYPVSDNSKHSLL; encoded by the coding sequence ATGGCAAACGGCAGAATTTTTGTAGTTGACGATGAGGTAATAATATCTCAGGACATAACGGTGACCCTTAGAAAGCTTGGGTATGACGTTGTAGGGTCTGCCTCCACAGGACAGGATGCAATAGACAGAGTGTCGGAGCTAAAGCCGGATTTGATCCTTATGGATATAAAACTGATTGGCGACATTGACGGCATAGAAGCAGCAAACGAGATTCGCAGCCATAACGATATCCCTGTAATATTCGTAAGCTCCTACTCGGACGATCAACTGCTAAAGAGGGCAAAGGTGGCAGGCCCCTTTGGCTACATCCTTAAACCTTTTGACGACAGGTCTCTTTATGCCGCAATAGAGATGACTCTCTTTAAACACGGCATGGAAAAAAAGCTGAGAGAAAATGCCGAACGTTATGAAATGGCCTCACGTGCCGGAGGTATTGGAATATGGGACTGGGATATAGAATCTGGCGATGTGTTTATTGATAATAATCTGAAAAAAATGGCCGGTTACAGTGACAACGAAATAGAAAATTCTATGAACGCTCTTTATAGCCTCATAAGTGTAGATGATACAGACTATTTTAAAAATGAATTACAAAAGTCAATAAGCAAGTGTCTCTCAAATTTTGAAATCACACATAAATTAAAACACAAAGACGGATCCTCCTTGTCAATGCTTGCAAGAGGCAAAGTATATTGCGGCAAAGGCGGCAAACCAACTCGGGTTATGTGTTCCGATATGGATATATCCAGACTAACCGCCATAGAGAAAACACTTAAAAAGACCGTAATAAAAGAGATCAAACAGAAAGAGTTTTTTAAAGCGATGTTTGAAAAAAACATAGCCGGTATTATCATCACAGAGATAAACGGTAAAATTACAAATTCCAACAAAACGTTTCAAAAGATGCTTGGCTACAAAGCCGGGGATATTTCAGGGCGTTTTGTTTATGACCTGACCCACCCTGAGGATATTGAAACAGCAAAAAATTACTTTAATGAAATCCTTGTGGGTTACAGAAACCACTTCACGATGGAGGCACGCTATCTGAGGAAAATGGGAGGGTATTGCTGGGGAAAGATAACGGTGTCTCTGATTTATGGAGTAGAGAGCTCCCCTGCTAATCTTCTGTATATAGTTGAGGACATACAAAGGAAAAAGGAGTTAGAGGAACAGTTTCAGAAAAAAAACAGGGAAATGAACCTTATATTAAATTCAATATCCGCTTGCATTTGGGTTTTAGACAATACCGGATTGATAGTAAACGCTAACAAGAGCGCCATAGAAAACTCAGGTTCCACATTAGATGACCTCAGAGGTACACCCTTTTCAGATGTTTTTACAGAGGTTGAAAGAGCAGAAATCTTTGATTTAATAGAATCAGGGAAACCGCAAACCAATTTAACACTCGGGAGGGTGATGCCATCAGGTGAAACAAAACACTTTCGTATTGATGCTATTCCCTATACTGATTCCTCAAACGGCATCTCAGGTGTTGTTGTGTATGCGTATCCGGTTTCAGATAATTCAAAACACTCACTCCTTTAA